From a single Salmo salar chromosome ssa22, Ssal_v3.1, whole genome shotgun sequence genomic region:
- the LOC106583248 gene encoding tetraspanin-31 isoform X2, with translation MVCGGFTCSKNALCSLNVVYMLVGLLLIGVAAWGKGFGIVSSIHIIGGVIAVGVFLLLISIVGLIGALNHHQVMLFFYMVILFLVFLFQFGVSCSCLAINKGQQVKLLSATWALMSNDTRLGVENKLNCCGLLNNNQSKEQFIEDVELCNAPCKPTGFCFTCGDLMLQHAAEALKILGAVGLFFSFTEILGVWLAARYRNQKDPRANPSAFL, from the exons TTGGTTGGTCTGCTGCTGATCGGCGTGGCAGCGTGGGGGAAAGGCTTCGGCATCGTGTCCAGCATCCACATCATCGGCGGGGTCATCGCTGTGGGTGTCTTCCTACTGCTTATCTCCATCGTGGGTCTCATTGGAGCCCTCAACCACCACCAAGTCATGCTCTTCTTT tACATGGTCATTCTGTTCCTGGTTTTTCTTTTCCAGTTCGGTGTGTCCTGCTCCTGCCTGGCTATTAACAAGGGACAGcag GTGAAGCTGTTGAGTGCTACCTGGGCATTGATGAGCAACGACACGCGGCTGGGCGTGGAGAACAAGTTGAACTGCTGTGGGCTGCTGAACAACAACCAGAGCAAGGAGCAGTTCATCGAGGATGTGGAACTCTGCAATGCG CCCTGTAAGCCTACCGGGTTCTGTTTCACCTGCGGCGACTTGATGCTGCAGCATGCTGCAGAGGCTCTGAAAATCCTGGGTGCAGTAGGACTCTTCTTCAGCTTCACAGAG ATCTTGGGTGTGTGGCTGGCTGCACGTTACAGGAACCAGAAGGATCCAAGAGCCAACCCCAGTGCATTCCTATAA
- the LOC106583248 gene encoding tetraspanin-31 isoform X3 — protein sequence MGAFSLQLVGLLLIGVAAWGKGFGIVSSIHIIGGVIAVGVFLLLISIVGLIGALNHHQVMLFFYMVILFLVFLFQFGVSCSCLAINKGQQVKLLSATWALMSNDTRLGVENKLNCCGLLNNNQSKEQFIEDVELCNAPCKPTGFCFTCGDLMLQHAAEALKILGAVGLFFSFTEVRKPLLTIPTRAEIHTSQHSPLNAQRGEFRLELSTCK from the exons TTGGTTGGTCTGCTGCTGATCGGCGTGGCAGCGTGGGGGAAAGGCTTCGGCATCGTGTCCAGCATCCACATCATCGGCGGGGTCATCGCTGTGGGTGTCTTCCTACTGCTTATCTCCATCGTGGGTCTCATTGGAGCCCTCAACCACCACCAAGTCATGCTCTTCTTT tACATGGTCATTCTGTTCCTGGTTTTTCTTTTCCAGTTCGGTGTGTCCTGCTCCTGCCTGGCTATTAACAAGGGACAGcag GTGAAGCTGTTGAGTGCTACCTGGGCATTGATGAGCAACGACACGCGGCTGGGCGTGGAGAACAAGTTGAACTGCTGTGGGCTGCTGAACAACAACCAGAGCAAGGAGCAGTTCATCGAGGATGTGGAACTCTGCAATGCG CCCTGTAAGCCTACCGGGTTCTGTTTCACCTGCGGCGACTTGATGCTGCAGCATGCTGCAGAGGCTCTGAAAATCCTGGGTGCAGTAGGACTCTTCTTCAGCTTCACAGAGGTCAGGAAACCGCTCCTGACTATACCTACAAGAGCTGAAatacacacatcacaacactcaCCCCTAAATGCACAAAGGGGGGAATTCCGACTCGAGTTAAGCACATGTAAATG A
- the LOC106583248 gene encoding tetraspanin-31 isoform X1, translated as MVCGGFTCSKNALCSLNVVYMLVGLLLIGVAAWGKGFGIVSSIHIIGGVIAVGVFLLLISIVGLIGALNHHQVMLFFYMVILFLVFLFQFGVSCSCLAINKGQQVKLLSATWALMSNDTRLGVENKLNCCGLLNNNQSKEQFIEDVELCNAPCKPTGFCFTCGDLMLQHAAEALKILGAVGLFFSFTEVRKPLLTIPTRAEIHTSQHSPLNAQRGEFRLELSTCK; from the exons TTGGTTGGTCTGCTGCTGATCGGCGTGGCAGCGTGGGGGAAAGGCTTCGGCATCGTGTCCAGCATCCACATCATCGGCGGGGTCATCGCTGTGGGTGTCTTCCTACTGCTTATCTCCATCGTGGGTCTCATTGGAGCCCTCAACCACCACCAAGTCATGCTCTTCTTT tACATGGTCATTCTGTTCCTGGTTTTTCTTTTCCAGTTCGGTGTGTCCTGCTCCTGCCTGGCTATTAACAAGGGACAGcag GTGAAGCTGTTGAGTGCTACCTGGGCATTGATGAGCAACGACACGCGGCTGGGCGTGGAGAACAAGTTGAACTGCTGTGGGCTGCTGAACAACAACCAGAGCAAGGAGCAGTTCATCGAGGATGTGGAACTCTGCAATGCG CCCTGTAAGCCTACCGGGTTCTGTTTCACCTGCGGCGACTTGATGCTGCAGCATGCTGCAGAGGCTCTGAAAATCCTGGGTGCAGTAGGACTCTTCTTCAGCTTCACAGAGGTCAGGAAACCGCTCCTGACTATACCTACAAGAGCTGAAatacacacatcacaacactcaCCCCTAAATGCACAAAGGGGGGAATTCCGACTCGAGTTAAGCACATGTAAATG A